Proteins from a genomic interval of Mesobacillus sp. S13:
- a CDS encoding amino acid ABC transporter ATP-binding protein translates to MINVKKLNKSFGDLHVLKDVDITVKESDVVCLIGASGSGKSTLLRCLNFLEIKDNGQIIIEGEEINAGSHDLNEVRQKIGMVFQHFNLFPHKNVIENIIEAPIHVKGISRSQAIKEARELLGKVGLADKEKVYPSKLSGGQKQRVAIARALAMKPDIMLFDEPTSALDPELVGEVLATMKELAEEGMTMVVVTHEMGFAREVADWVVYMHGGRIIEVGHPEEIFENPVEERTREFLSKTF, encoded by the coding sequence ATGATCAATGTGAAAAAACTGAATAAATCATTTGGCGATCTTCATGTACTGAAGGACGTTGATATAACAGTAAAAGAAAGTGACGTAGTTTGTTTAATTGGAGCCAGTGGATCTGGTAAAAGTACATTGCTGCGATGCTTGAACTTCCTTGAAATCAAGGATAATGGACAGATCATCATTGAAGGGGAAGAAATAAACGCAGGTTCTCATGATCTGAACGAAGTGCGTCAGAAAATCGGCATGGTTTTTCAGCACTTTAACCTGTTTCCACACAAAAATGTGATTGAAAATATCATAGAGGCACCAATCCACGTAAAAGGAATCAGCAGGTCCCAGGCCATAAAGGAAGCAAGGGAACTATTAGGGAAGGTGGGCCTTGCCGATAAAGAAAAGGTCTATCCATCGAAACTTTCCGGCGGACAGAAGCAGCGTGTAGCAATTGCTAGAGCACTGGCGATGAAGCCTGACATCATGTTGTTTGATGAACCAACATCTGCACTGGATCCAGAGTTGGTAGGAGAAGTGCTTGCAACGATGAAAGAGCTGGCGGAAGAAGGCATGACCATGGTAGTCGTCACACATGAGATGGGCTTTGCTCGTGAGGTAGCTGATTGGGTTGTCTATATGCACGGGGGACGGATCATAGAAGTAGGTCACCCTGAAGAAATTTTTGAAAATCCAGTCGAGGAACGGACTCGTGAGTTTTTAAGCAAAACATTTTAA
- a CDS encoding BCCT family transporter, protein MLKKIFSNFVFTVSAAVILLFVVVGAIVPKKFGAIAGELFSFTTFNFGWFYLLAVFIIVLFLIGLAVSKYGAIRLGGEGERPEFSFFTWIGMLFSAGFGAGLVFWGIAEPMSHFFNTPFADIEGESRNAARVAMGYSFFHWGVSQWSVFAIVGLVIGFLQYRKQRNGLVSTALEPITGTKPAVKNTIDTLAVVATVMGIATSVGLGVLQMNGGLNAVFDTGNSIGIQMIIILVIFIAYMISSSTGLDKGIAMLSNLNLGIAIVLLLFVLIAGPTVFIMESFTLAIGDYFANFIQYSLRLQPYQEGTWTRDWTIFYWAWAIAWSPFVGAFVARVSKGRTIREYIFGVMVIPPVIACLWIAAFGGTALWNDLNYDTGIAAAVNEDLTSALFKTFEVLPMTSVLSVLSIILIFTFLVTSADSATYILASMTTSGSLNPPRFAKIVWGSLMAAISAVLLYAGGLEALQTASLIAALPFTVLLLLLMFAILKLLKKEPLPIRPADLRRFRRLEKAASIEPEKHKK, encoded by the coding sequence ATGCTTAAGAAAATATTCTCAAACTTTGTTTTTACTGTGTCAGCTGCGGTGATTCTGCTGTTCGTCGTAGTTGGAGCTATTGTACCGAAGAAGTTTGGTGCAATCGCTGGAGAACTTTTTAGTTTTACAACTTTTAATTTTGGCTGGTTCTATTTGCTGGCAGTGTTTATTATTGTTTTATTCTTGATTGGACTGGCTGTCAGTAAATACGGAGCAATCCGGCTAGGCGGTGAAGGAGAGCGCCCTGAGTTTTCTTTCTTTACCTGGATCGGCATGCTTTTCTCAGCCGGTTTTGGAGCCGGGCTCGTTTTCTGGGGAATTGCTGAACCAATGAGCCATTTCTTTAACACGCCATTTGCCGATATAGAAGGAGAATCTAGGAATGCAGCCAGAGTCGCAATGGGCTATTCATTCTTTCACTGGGGAGTCAGTCAATGGTCCGTTTTTGCGATTGTTGGTTTAGTAATCGGGTTTCTTCAGTACCGCAAACAAAGAAACGGGCTGGTTTCTACTGCCCTTGAGCCGATTACCGGCACAAAACCTGCTGTGAAAAATACAATTGATACACTTGCTGTCGTAGCTACTGTAATGGGGATTGCCACGTCTGTCGGGCTTGGCGTCCTGCAAATGAATGGCGGCCTGAACGCTGTGTTTGATACAGGAAACTCCATCGGTATACAAATGATCATTATTTTAGTCATTTTCATTGCCTATATGATTTCGTCTTCAACCGGACTTGATAAAGGGATTGCGATGCTCAGCAACTTGAATCTAGGGATTGCAATCGTACTTTTGTTATTCGTTTTGATAGCTGGTCCTACAGTTTTTATCATGGAAAGCTTTACACTGGCAATTGGTGACTACTTCGCGAATTTCATCCAATATAGCCTGAGGCTGCAGCCCTACCAGGAAGGAACCTGGACAAGGGATTGGACGATCTTCTATTGGGCTTGGGCGATTGCCTGGTCTCCATTTGTTGGAGCGTTCGTAGCACGTGTTTCAAAGGGAAGGACAATCAGGGAGTATATTTTTGGGGTCATGGTGATTCCACCTGTAATTGCCTGCCTTTGGATCGCAGCTTTCGGTGGAACTGCTTTATGGAATGACCTGAATTACGATACGGGGATCGCGGCAGCAGTAAACGAAGATTTAACTTCTGCCTTATTTAAAACATTTGAAGTGCTGCCAATGACGTCGGTTTTATCGGTATTATCGATCATTTTGATTTTCACCTTCTTGGTCACATCAGCTGATTCGGCTACCTATATCCTGGCAAGTATGACGACATCTGGAAGTTTGAACCCTCCAAGATTCGCAAAAATCGTCTGGGGTTCATTAATGGCAGCTATATCTGCCGTGCTGCTATACGCTGGCGGACTCGAAGCATTGCAGACTGCTTCGTTGATTGCAGCACTTCCATTTACAGTCTTGCTGCTATTGCTGATGTTCGCAATTCTTAAATTGCTGAAAAAAGAACCACTGCCGATCAGGCCAGCAGATTTAAGACGATTCCGCAGATTAGAGAAAGCGGCAAGCATAGAGCCAGAGAAACATAAAAAATGA
- a CDS encoding EAL domain-containing protein — MFITHKPENIVILQGEYSPSIVFLSVVIAFLASFTALSMNERIRKNGFFSRNLWLVLASIAMGMGIWAMHFIGMSAFRLPVTMEYNFPATIFSVFPAVMASYLAFYISNRTNLTPWPKILAGIIMGIGIASMHYIGMSAMEMEIEYAYRPVLFILSILIAILVSYVALYIFTSLQKFMGNFFLKLITSLLMGIAVASMHYIGMEAIVFYTEGNPLPPTSHTHHMNLQMLIVSVTLGIGVILGLSGLSSLLDRYVDFRLNHFDALTGMPNRRQFEKMLNVSSPASLAILHIHGLEKWNRRYGYEVGDDVIKTISEILVKLKPAFCMLYRIEGNRFALVLENEPDTEKLKISLERIMAFLSKPLVINEKKLPIEMVCAVASSEANGRPELFSNTMAVLQHSNTAYNHAVIEYDPKIHTFAFERNLIQDIDRAMQEDELFVLYQPKICSKTRVVFGVEALLRWKHSIHGVISPGIFIPILEENGKMHEVTDWLIDHVCKQISFWNSHELPIFKVAINIPGSYFTSPHLMETLKQSVSKYGIESNYLELEITETSVIDQIEDAIRAVGDFKEFGFTVALDDFGTGVSSLSYLKRLPISTMKIDKSFVDDVPQSEKDSAIMKAIISLGHSLKLKVVIEGVENEEQMNFLSSNSENPIIQGYFYSKPLDADELVSWIDNFNEIAV; from the coding sequence ATGTTTATAACTCATAAACCTGAAAATATTGTTATTTTACAAGGAGAATATTCTCCGTCAATTGTATTTCTTTCGGTAGTCATCGCGTTTCTCGCTTCCTTTACTGCCCTTTCAATGAATGAGAGGATCAGAAAGAATGGTTTTTTTAGCAGGAATCTTTGGCTGGTCCTCGCGTCTATTGCTATGGGAATGGGGATTTGGGCGATGCATTTCATCGGAATGAGTGCTTTCAGGCTTCCGGTGACCATGGAATATAATTTTCCAGCCACTATCTTCTCTGTTTTTCCAGCGGTAATGGCTTCGTACCTGGCGTTTTATATCTCAAATCGGACCAACCTAACTCCGTGGCCTAAAATACTTGCCGGGATCATTATGGGAATCGGAATTGCTTCGATGCATTATATTGGAATGTCTGCGATGGAAATGGAAATCGAATATGCTTATCGGCCAGTTCTATTCATTCTATCCATCCTGATTGCCATTCTTGTTTCCTATGTTGCGCTATACATATTTACCAGCCTGCAAAAGTTCATGGGAAACTTTTTTCTCAAGCTAATCACATCCTTATTGATGGGGATCGCTGTCGCCAGCATGCATTATATAGGTATGGAGGCGATTGTTTTTTATACGGAGGGAAATCCTCTGCCACCAACATCGCATACGCATCATATGAATTTGCAAATGCTCATTGTTTCTGTGACATTGGGCATTGGAGTGATCTTAGGACTTTCTGGTCTATCAAGCTTGCTCGATCGGTATGTCGATTTTCGTTTGAATCATTTCGATGCTTTGACAGGGATGCCAAATAGACGACAGTTTGAAAAAATGCTCAATGTCTCCTCGCCAGCAAGTTTGGCCATCCTCCACATACATGGACTGGAAAAGTGGAATAGACGATATGGCTATGAAGTTGGCGATGATGTGATTAAGACTATCAGCGAAATTCTTGTCAAGCTCAAGCCCGCGTTCTGTATGTTGTACAGAATAGAAGGCAATCGCTTTGCCCTGGTCTTAGAGAATGAACCTGACACTGAAAAATTGAAAATTTCCCTGGAAAGAATCATGGCTTTTTTGAGTAAACCGTTAGTTATTAATGAAAAGAAATTGCCCATTGAAATGGTCTGCGCAGTGGCTTCTTCTGAAGCGAATGGCCGTCCAGAACTATTCTCGAATACGATGGCAGTACTTCAACATTCTAACACCGCTTATAATCATGCAGTGATTGAATATGACCCTAAAATCCATACCTTCGCTTTTGAGCGAAATCTGATTCAGGACATAGACAGGGCGATGCAGGAAGACGAACTTTTTGTTTTATACCAGCCTAAAATATGTTCCAAGACTCGGGTCGTGTTTGGAGTTGAAGCTTTGCTTCGTTGGAAGCATTCCATACATGGTGTGATTTCACCAGGTATTTTTATACCGATTCTTGAAGAAAACGGGAAAATGCATGAAGTTACAGATTGGCTCATTGATCATGTATGCAAGCAAATCAGCTTTTGGAACAGTCATGAACTGCCAATTTTCAAGGTAGCGATCAATATACCAGGATCCTACTTTACATCACCACACTTAATGGAAACATTGAAGCAGAGCGTTTCGAAGTATGGGATCGAAAGCAATTATCTTGAGCTTGAAATTACTGAGACGAGTGTAATTGATCAGATCGAAGATGCAATCAGGGCAGTTGGGGATTTCAAAGAATTTGGTTTTACGGTCGCCCTAGATGATTTTGGGACGGGCGTATCATCATTATCTTATTTAAAACGGCTGCCGATTTCGACCATGAAAATAGACAAATCCTTTGTGGATGATGTCCCTCAATCAGAAAAAGATTCTGCGATCATGAAAGCCATCATTAGTCTCGGACATTCATTGAAATTAAAAGTGGTGATTGAGGGAGTGGAAAATGAAGAACAAATGAATTTCCTTTCCTCTAATTCCGAAAATCCAATTATTCAGGGTTATTTCTACTCTAAACCGCTAGATGCAGATGAGCTTGTTAGTTGGATCGATAATTTTAATGAGATTGCTGTCTGA
- a CDS encoding DUF975 family protein, whose product MNLTISQIKKKSLATLKGKWGLAVALTLIVFLITTFVPTIVEILLSGGFSQWFNQTETPVIADMVNLFISFLFIPLTVASYWFYLSIARWNDPKISDVFAVYKEWELSLKLIGTSILVGIFTMLWALLLIIPGIIKGLSYSQVFFLLRDNPEFSALEAITESKVRMKGYKWKYFLMNLSFIGWAFIAIFTLGIGFLWLTPYISTANATFYNELIAPQGHEEPESTDLES is encoded by the coding sequence ATGAATTTAACGATTTCACAGATCAAAAAGAAATCCCTTGCCACTTTAAAAGGAAAGTGGGGCCTTGCTGTCGCTCTTACTCTTATAGTTTTTCTGATCACGACGTTCGTGCCCACGATTGTAGAGATCTTGTTAAGTGGAGGATTTTCTCAGTGGTTTAATCAAACTGAAACGCCAGTAATTGCAGATATGGTTAATCTATTCATTTCATTTTTATTCATCCCGCTGACGGTTGCCAGCTACTGGTTCTATTTAAGTATTGCCAGGTGGAATGACCCGAAAATCTCTGATGTATTTGCGGTATATAAAGAATGGGAGCTTTCACTTAAGTTAATCGGGACTTCGATCCTCGTTGGAATTTTTACGATGCTATGGGCTTTATTATTAATTATCCCAGGCATTATCAAAGGGCTATCCTATTCTCAAGTATTCTTCCTGCTTAGGGATAACCCGGAATTCTCGGCTCTTGAAGCGATTACGGAAAGTAAAGTCAGGATGAAAGGCTATAAGTGGAAATATTTCCTGATGAACCTCAGTTTTATAGGTTGGGCATTCATTGCCATCTTTACCCTTGGAATTGGTTTCCTTTGGCTGACTCCATACATCAGTACAGCAAATGCAACCTTCTATAATGAATTGATCGCGCCGCAAGGCCATGAAGAACCGGAGTCAACGGATTTGGAAAGCTAA
- a CDS encoding DinB family protein has translation MGVDRSQLFLIDQKEGFKPTFGHLVSMMNYVRSTTLEAVEGLTKEELDFLIHDEANSIGMLLAHMVAVERIYQIVTFERRNPTAEEEEALSAGLELGGKGKAAFKGFPLEHYLADLDAAREDTYNKFRTLSDEWLFEQTNWWWNEQGNNYFKWFHVFEDEINHRGQIRMIKKIYSIEKNHVVK, from the coding sequence ATGGGAGTAGACAGATCTCAACTGTTTTTAATCGATCAGAAGGAAGGGTTCAAACCTACTTTCGGTCATCTGGTGTCTATGATGAATTATGTACGTTCCACTACCCTTGAAGCAGTAGAAGGCCTCACAAAAGAGGAACTGGATTTCCTAATTCATGATGAAGCAAATTCAATAGGCATGCTGCTTGCCCATATGGTTGCGGTAGAAAGAATCTATCAAATCGTGACTTTTGAGAGAAGGAATCCAACTGCTGAAGAGGAAGAAGCCCTTTCGGCAGGCCTAGAACTTGGGGGAAAAGGAAAGGCAGCATTCAAAGGGTTTCCTCTGGAACATTATCTGGCTGATCTCGACGCTGCACGGGAAGATACGTACAATAAATTCCGGACACTTTCTGACGAGTGGCTGTTTGAGCAGACGAACTGGTGGTGGAACGAACAAGGAAACAATTACTTTAAATGGTTCCATGTGTTTGAAGATGAGATTAACCACCGAGGGCAGATTAGGATGATTAAAAAGATTTATAGTATAGAAAAAAATCATGTCGTTAAATGA
- a CDS encoding sterol desaturase family protein: MNKLYKDFIFFPDISILIVLILTGFGTSLLKGITWFMIFFFLIGMIAFAFSEYFTHRFFFHIKAPENPLFLRFMKRIHYDHHADPNNLKLLFLPLWYSLPGFLVLSYLVYFISNSFNLSIAFGTGLMTMLLVYEWKHYVAHRPIKPKTKFGRWVKQIHILHHYKNENFWYGVSTPFADFLFGTFKDEKNVETSRTVKELEKRA, encoded by the coding sequence TTGAATAAGTTATATAAGGATTTTATATTTTTTCCTGATATTAGTATACTAATTGTTTTAATTCTTACGGGATTCGGAACTTCTCTACTCAAGGGTATTACATGGTTCATGATTTTCTTTTTCCTTATTGGTATGATTGCCTTTGCTTTCAGCGAATACTTTACTCACCGTTTCTTTTTCCATATTAAGGCCCCGGAAAATCCTTTATTCCTGAGGTTCATGAAAAGAATCCACTATGACCATCATGCTGATCCTAACAACCTAAAGCTTCTTTTCCTGCCACTGTGGTACAGTCTTCCCGGTTTTTTAGTCCTGTCTTACCTCGTATATTTTATTTCCAATAGCTTCAATCTGTCCATAGCATTCGGTACCGGTCTGATGACGATGCTATTGGTCTATGAATGGAAGCATTATGTTGCCCATCGTCCCATTAAGCCAAAGACCAAATTTGGACGTTGGGTAAAGCAAATCCATATACTTCATCACTACAAGAATGAAAACTTCTGGTATGGAGTCAGCACACCGTTTGCCGACTTTCTATTTGGAACCTTTAAGGATGAAAAAAATGTTGAAACAAGTAGAACAGTTAAGGAATTGGAAAAACGTGCGTAG
- a CDS encoding flotillin family protein, whose amino-acid sequence MDLMFIVIGFVVFLVIAMVAVFITKYKTAGPDEALIVTGSFLGSRNVHTDESNNKIKIIRGGGTFIFPVFQQSRPLSLLSSKLEVTTPEVYTEQGVPVMADGTAIIKIGGSISEIATAAEQFLGKTKEDRENEAKEVLEGHLRSILGSMTVEEIYKNRDKFSQEVQRVASQDLAKMGLIIVSFTIKDVRDKNGYLDSLGKPRIAQVKRDADIATADAEKETRIKKAEADKEAKKAEFERATEIAEAEKINGLKMAEFRREQDIAKARADQAYDLENARAQQEVTEQEMQVKIIERQKQIELEEKEILRRERQYDSEVKKKADADRYAVEQSAAADKAKQIAEADANKYRIEAMAKAEAEKVRMDGMAKAEAERAQGESEAEIIRLKGLAEAEAKEKIAEAFEQFGQAAILDMILKMLPEYAKQVAAPLGNIDKITVVDTGGSDSNGGANKVTGYATNLMATLQESLKASSGIDVKDLIENFSGKANVRHSIDALTDEIRDTKTENRIEAVIKQEE is encoded by the coding sequence ATGGATCTTATGTTTATTGTTATTGGTTTTGTTGTTTTCCTTGTTATCGCAATGGTTGCCGTTTTCATCACCAAATATAAAACGGCTGGGCCTGACGAAGCCTTGATTGTTACGGGCAGCTTCTTGGGAAGCCGGAATGTGCACACGGATGAATCGAATAATAAAATAAAAATCATCCGAGGCGGCGGTACGTTCATCTTCCCTGTATTCCAGCAATCCCGCCCGTTAAGCCTGCTCTCGAGCAAGCTTGAAGTAACCACTCCGGAAGTTTACACAGAGCAAGGCGTGCCAGTAATGGCGGATGGAACGGCTATCATCAAGATTGGCGGATCCATCAGTGAAATCGCAACTGCTGCTGAGCAGTTTCTTGGAAAAACGAAAGAAGATCGGGAGAATGAAGCAAAGGAAGTTTTAGAAGGGCATTTGCGTTCCATTCTAGGATCGATGACTGTAGAAGAAATCTATAAGAACCGTGATAAGTTCTCTCAGGAAGTCCAGCGTGTTGCATCACAGGATCTTGCAAAAATGGGACTTATCATTGTTTCATTCACAATCAAGGATGTCCGTGATAAAAACGGGTACCTTGACTCCCTTGGTAAACCTCGTATTGCCCAGGTAAAACGAGATGCGGACATCGCGACGGCTGATGCGGAAAAAGAAACACGCATCAAGAAAGCGGAAGCGGATAAAGAAGCGAAGAAGGCAGAGTTTGAACGGGCGACTGAAATTGCCGAAGCTGAAAAAATCAATGGCCTTAAGATGGCGGAATTCCGCCGTGAGCAAGACATTGCCAAGGCACGTGCCGACCAGGCATATGACCTTGAAAATGCCCGTGCTCAGCAAGAGGTAACAGAGCAGGAAATGCAAGTAAAGATCATCGAGCGCCAAAAGCAAATCGAGCTCGAAGAAAAAGAAATTCTGCGTCGTGAACGCCAGTATGATTCCGAGGTCAAGAAAAAGGCTGATGCTGACCGCTATGCTGTTGAACAATCCGCAGCAGCTGATAAGGCGAAGCAAATCGCTGAAGCAGATGCAAATAAATACCGTATTGAAGCAATGGCTAAAGCGGAGGCAGAAAAAGTCCGTATGGATGGTATGGCAAAAGCAGAAGCCGAGCGCGCTCAGGGTGAATCAGAAGCTGAAATTATCCGCCTGAAAGGTCTCGCAGAAGCAGAAGCAAAAGAGAAGATCGCTGAAGCATTCGAACAGTTCGGCCAGGCTGCAATCCTTGACATGATTTTGAAAATGCTTCCTGAATACGCGAAGCAAGTTGCAGCGCCACTTGGAAACATTGACAAGATCACTGTTGTCGACACAGGAGGAAGTGACTCTAATGGCGGAGCGAACAAGGTAACGGGCTATGCCACCAATTTAATGGCAACACTTCAAGAGTCCTTAAAAGCTTCGTCAGGAATCGATGTCAAAGACCTAATCGAAAACTTCTCAGGAAAAGCGAATGTAAGACACAGTATTGATGCATTGACAGATGAAATTCGTGATACTAAGACCGAAAATAGGATTGAAGCTGTGATAAAACAGGAAGAATAG
- a CDS encoding ABC transporter permease, with translation MKKIIHYPFLFLTSIAGLLFFMAFPRLFTFREPDSEHLGVNLLSFLKVIRDTVMQFFKPSSWQFFESWNTESVIDRYTYSLELIFFSLLFTIFIGSMIAYLFMNLPYKYRLRVKNVLNFFEGLPDLLVIFMIQLFLFMLYREFQIRLVTMYGLAGKEPIIFPMIINSLLPSLFFAQYLIKVMEEEFEKHYILLGQAKGLSRLHLLFSHLTRNIVPVVSIHFKTIIFMVLTTLVLVEHMFVLDGYIKELNKLLQMRSTSPVSIFYYVGVFMLPVIIVERIVSLIGKKFGSVRGLDI, from the coding sequence ATGAAAAAAATCATTCATTACCCATTTTTATTTCTGACCTCTATCGCAGGTCTTTTATTTTTCATGGCCTTCCCAAGGCTTTTTACCTTCCGGGAACCTGACAGTGAACACCTTGGAGTCAATTTGTTATCCTTTTTAAAAGTAATCAGGGATACTGTCATGCAATTTTTCAAGCCTTCCAGCTGGCAATTTTTTGAGAGCTGGAACACCGAAAGTGTCATTGATCGCTATACATATTCTCTTGAACTTATTTTCTTCAGTCTGTTGTTCACTATTTTCATAGGAAGTATGATTGCTTATTTATTTATGAATCTTCCGTATAAATACCGTTTAAGAGTGAAGAATGTCCTGAACTTTTTTGAAGGGCTTCCGGATTTGCTGGTCATTTTCATGATTCAACTGTTTTTGTTCATGCTCTACAGAGAGTTCCAGATCCGCCTTGTCACCATGTACGGACTGGCAGGCAAAGAACCAATCATCTTCCCAATGATCATTAACTCTCTCCTTCCGTCGTTATTTTTCGCTCAATACTTGATCAAGGTTATGGAAGAAGAATTCGAAAAACATTATATACTCCTTGGCCAGGCAAAAGGGTTATCTAGACTGCATCTGCTTTTTTCGCATTTAACCAGGAATATCGTTCCGGTTGTCTCGATCCATTTTAAGACCATTATCTTTATGGTTTTAACCACCCTTGTACTAGTTGAACATATGTTTGTCCTAGATGGATACATAAAGGAGCTCAATAAACTGCTTCAGATGCGAAGCACATCACCAGTAAGCATCTTTTATTACGTGGGAGTTTTCATGCTTCCTGTCATTATTGTTGAAAGAATCGTTTCATTGATTGGTAAAAAGTTCGGAAGCGTGCGGGGGCTGGATATATGA